A genome region from Marinobacter panjinensis includes the following:
- a CDS encoding MFS transporter, translated as MSANNAAIRMTAASTAGLLMASAQAPLGSTLIAVALPSISLGISADLVLITGLLVTGYLVVNVVCLGPAGKISDVVGHSRILWTGIGLYLIGAAFGVLAQDLSFLFLSRCLMAVAGALVVPATLALLRLHVPPERRGRIFGLFGATMAIAAACGPVLGGEIVSLFGWRAVFVANVPFLAVSALLLHRYPLPAENTAAQRPLRKLTRSLDFMGIGLLALSLALLIVASKVEGTVFMAVVLAAAVAGAAFVKWESKTSAPVFDPHLFSLSPFAAGTLIIALQNFAMYGLLFQLPQFFSVFRVTEPRDIGYMLFVMMIGMVVAAPLGGQLTDRIGARSAALLGSVLLLSGVGQLWGLGSFESPQGAMPALLVSGLGLGLCNAPAQSASMSAVEPGQVGMAAGVSSTMRYLGGILSILVLGAVLGHDQIVSVARHDVMIRLFTVAIALSALMSLWLPGAPVAAAKSP; from the coding sequence TTGAGCGCCAACAACGCTGCCATCCGAATGACTGCCGCGAGTACGGCGGGCCTGCTGATGGCGTCGGCCCAGGCGCCACTGGGTTCGACACTGATCGCCGTGGCGCTGCCGTCCATCAGCCTCGGAATCAGTGCGGATCTCGTTTTGATCACGGGCCTGCTGGTCACCGGTTATCTGGTTGTCAACGTGGTTTGCCTGGGGCCGGCGGGAAAGATAAGCGATGTCGTCGGGCATTCGCGCATCCTGTGGACAGGTATTGGCCTTTATTTGATCGGCGCGGCTTTCGGGGTCCTGGCGCAGGATTTGAGCTTCCTGTTTCTCTCGCGCTGCCTGATGGCGGTAGCCGGTGCCCTGGTGGTTCCGGCAACCCTCGCCCTGTTGCGCCTGCATGTGCCCCCAGAGCGACGTGGCCGTATCTTTGGCCTGTTTGGCGCTACGATGGCAATTGCCGCAGCCTGCGGCCCCGTCCTGGGTGGCGAGATCGTGAGCCTTTTTGGCTGGCGTGCTGTTTTTGTTGCCAATGTGCCCTTTCTGGCCGTCTCCGCGCTTCTGCTGCATCGGTATCCCCTGCCTGCGGAAAACACAGCGGCACAGCGCCCGCTGAGAAAGCTGACAAGATCGCTGGATTTTATGGGCATCGGGCTGCTGGCGCTGTCACTGGCGTTGCTGATCGTGGCCAGCAAAGTTGAAGGCACTGTGTTCATGGCCGTGGTTCTGGCGGCGGCCGTTGCCGGAGCAGCCTTCGTCAAATGGGAGTCGAAAACCTCAGCACCGGTCTTTGATCCGCACCTGTTTTCCCTGTCCCCCTTTGCTGCGGGAACGCTGATAATCGCTCTGCAGAACTTTGCGATGTATGGTTTGCTGTTTCAGTTACCGCAATTCTTTTCCGTATTCCGCGTGACGGAGCCACGCGACATTGGCTACATGCTCTTCGTCATGATGATAGGCATGGTCGTTGCCGCGCCATTGGGTGGACAACTGACCGACCGGATCGGCGCACGGAGTGCGGCGCTTTTGGGAAGTGTGTTGCTGCTGTCAGGCGTTGGTCAGCTATGGGGTCTGGGTTCGTTTGAGTCCCCGCAGGGCGCGATGCCAGCCCTGCTGGTGTCTGGGTTGGGCCTTGGCTTGTGCAACGCGCCTGCACAGTCAGCCTCGATGAGCGCCGTGGAGCCTGGACAGGTTGGAATGGCAGCCGGGGTCAGTTCCACGATGCGTTATCTGGGCGGCATTCTGAGTATACTGGTTCTCGGCGCGGTCCTGGGACACGATCAAATCGTCAGCGTGGCGCGCCACGACGTCATGATCCGGCTGTTTACCGTTGCCATTGCGCTGTCCGCCCTCATGAGCCTATGGCTCCCAGGCGCGCCTGTTGCAGCCGCAAAATCGCCCTGA
- a CDS encoding PEP/pyruvate-binding domain-containing protein has protein sequence MKPCPLASACDESVYGGKATQLGAALRAGLPVPGGFALDTAFVDAIAAGDAGARTELARLCAQMPGPVAVRSSAIGEDSVGASFAGQHATVLNLMGFEAISDAILVVWQSARTESARAYRDRVGADTAIRMGVVIQSLVAADVAGVLFTCNPVTGQDELVVEASWGLGEAVVQGLVIPDSYRMDRAGCLLESCAGFKDISVQRVPGGLTRTEAVAAHLVEQLCLDAKKLAALHTLVTQCEGVFGTGPHDIEWAFERETLYLLQLRPVTKSAVA, from the coding sequence GTGAAACCGTGTCCGTTGGCCTCGGCCTGCGATGAGTCGGTGTACGGCGGCAAAGCCACGCAACTCGGTGCAGCGCTGCGCGCCGGGCTGCCCGTGCCCGGAGGTTTCGCGCTCGATACCGCGTTCGTCGATGCCATCGCGGCAGGCGACGCCGGTGCGCGAACGGAACTCGCCAGACTATGTGCGCAGATGCCCGGACCGGTGGCTGTCAGATCGTCGGCCATCGGCGAAGACTCGGTGGGCGCGAGCTTCGCCGGACAACATGCGACTGTTCTCAACCTCATGGGTTTCGAGGCGATTTCGGACGCGATTCTGGTCGTCTGGCAATCAGCGCGAACGGAGTCTGCCCGAGCGTATCGAGACCGCGTCGGGGCGGACACGGCCATACGCATGGGCGTGGTCATCCAGAGTCTTGTCGCCGCCGATGTGGCCGGCGTGCTATTCACCTGCAATCCCGTGACCGGTCAAGACGAACTTGTCGTCGAGGCTTCGTGGGGCCTGGGTGAAGCAGTTGTGCAGGGTCTTGTCATCCCCGACAGCTATCGCATGGATCGCGCAGGATGTCTCCTTGAAAGCTGCGCGGGTTTCAAGGACATCAGTGTGCAGCGTGTGCCCGGAGGCCTGACCCGCACCGAAGCGGTCGCCGCGCATCTTGTCGAGCAACTCTGCCTTGATGCGAAAAAGCTGGCTGCGCTACACACGCTTGTGACGCAGTGCGAGGGTGTTTTCGGTACCGGACCCCATGATATCGAATGGGCATTTGAACGCGAGACACTTTACCTGCTGCAATTACGCCCAGTGACGAAATCGGCTGTGGCCTGA